The nucleotide window GCGCGTCGTAGAAGCTCGGGGCGGGCGTTTCCTTGATGGCCCGGATGTCGAGCTTCTCAATGGCCACCGGGGAGCGGAGCCGGCTTTCCTCCACCCGCGAAGCCGACACTACCACCTCGTTGGTGAGCACCGCTCGCGACGACATTGACACTGACAAGGGGCTGGTCGCACTCACGATTTCCACCTCCTTGGCGTCGTAGCCCAGCATGTTGAAGACGAGGGTGAAGGGGAACTTGAGCTTCGACTTCAAAGCAAACTTGCCGTCGGCGTCGCTCAGCACGCCGGCCGTGCCGTTCTTCACGCTGATGCTCACCCCGGGCAAGGGTTGGTTGGTGCCGGTTTCGCGCACCACGCCGCTGATGGCAATAATATCGTCCTGGGCGTAGGCCGGGGCAATACTGGCCACCACCAGAAGCGGGGCCACGATAGAAGTTGTAACTATTTTTCTCATGAGCTGGAAAGCAGGATTGAAAGGCAGTAGCAGGTAGGAAGGGGACGGCCGTACGGCGGGCAGCCCGGTTTTCAGGCGCGGCTACGACAACATCGGTTCGGGCAACCCAGAGTAGTCATGATGGAAATGATGCGGTTTGGATGTGTGCAAAGCCGAGCCGCAAAGGGCCACGGCTCGGCATCGTTTGGCGGCTAGTACACGTCTTCGAGGTAGCGGCGCTGCTTTTTGAGGGCGCGCAGGTAGTCGGCCGCGTCCTCGGCCGAGCAGCCGGCTTCGCGCTGTACCACTTGCTTCAGGGCTTCCTGAATAGCCGAACCCAGGCGGGCCTTGTCGCCGCAGACGTAGAAGTGGGCCCCGTTTTCGAGCCAGCCGTACACGTCCCGCGACTTTTCCAGCAGGCGGTGCTGCACGTAGATTTTCTCGGCCTGGTCGCGCGAAAAGGCCACGTCGAGGTGGCGCAGGGTGCCGCGCTTGAGGTGCTGCAGCCACTCGGTCTGGTAGAGGAAGTCGGTGGTGAAGTTGGGGTTGCCAAAGAACAGCCAGTTGCGGCCCTCGGCGCCCAATTCCACCCGCTCCTCCACAAAGGCCCGGAACGGAGCCACGCCGGTGCCCGCACCCACCATGATGATGTCGGTGGCCGCGTCCTGGGGCAGCTTGAAGTACTCGTTGCGCTCCACGAACACTCGGGCCGTATGGTCAATTTCGAGCCGGTCGGCCAAGTGCGAGGAGCACACCCCGTGCTTGGTGCGGCCGTGGGCGGCGTAGCGCACGGCGCCCACCGTCAGGTGCACTTCCTCGGGGTGAACCAGCAGGCTGCTGGCAATGGAATAGGCCCGGGCCGGCAAGGGGCGTAGTACTGCCGCCAACTGCTCGGCCGATAACTCGGCGGGAAACTCGCTGAGCAGATCCGCCACGTCGCGGCCGTACACGTAGCGCTGCAACTGCGGAATATCGGTCACGATGTCGGCTAGCTGCTTGTGCTGCGGAGCGGCGGCGGCGTAGCGTTCCAGCACGTCGCGGGTTAGTACCGAGAGTTCGAGTTTTTGGGTAAGTGCCGTGCCCAGCTCAAAGTCCACGCCCGAGAGCTGAATGGGCGCGGCGCCGTCGAGGCGGGCTTTCTGCAGAACTTCCGCCACCAGCGCCTCCCCGTTGCGCGGCACCACCGACAGCGCATCGCCCGGCTCGTAGTGCAGCCCCGAGTCGGCCAAGGAAAGCTCGATATGGTAGGTTTCCTTGCTTGAGCCGCGGCCGTTGAGCTGAATCTTTTCCAGCACCGTGGCCTCAAATGGGTTGTGGTGCGACCAGGCCGCGGGCTCCGGCGCCACTAAGGTTTCTGTGGCGTAGCCCGGGCTGCTGGAGGTATCCGCGTTGGCTTCGGCGGCAATGACGTTAAGTACCTGGTCGGCCCACTGCTGGGCGGCTTCCTGGTAATCCACGTCGCACTCCACCCGTTCCAGCAGGCGCTGGGCACCCAGCTCGGCCAAGCGCTCGTCGAATTCGCGGCCGGTCTGGCAGAACTGCACGTAGCTTTTGTCGCCCAGGGCCAGCACCGAGTAGCGCAGGTCGGGCAGCTTGGGGGCGCGGTTGCTGAGCAGGAACTGGTGCAGCTCCTCGGCCGCTACCGGCGGCTCGCCCTCACCCTGCGTACTCACGACCAGCAAGAGCTGCTGCTCGGTTTTGAGGGAGCGGGTGGCGTAGTCGTTCACGTCCTGCACCGTAACCTGCACGCCGCGCTGCTTGGCTTTCTCGGCCGTTTGCTGGGCTACTTTCTTGCTGTTGCCGGTTTGGGAGCCGTACAGAATTGTGAGCTTGGATGCCGCGGCCGGTGCCCCCGCAGTTGCGGCAGCCTGAGCCTGAACTGCGTTTTGCACCTCACTACGCCCCGCGGAAGTACGGCCGTAGAAGTAGCCGCTCAGCCAGATCAGCTGCTGGTCAGAGAGGCCCGTAGTCAGGCGCTGCAACGTGTTATCGTCGAGGCCCAGGGGCAGCGTCTGGTCTTGGGAAAGAAGGCTCATGGCGAAGGGAAAAGAAAATCGAGTTTTTGGGCGGTATTTTTTCGTCTGTCATCCTGAGCCAGCGAAGGACCTGCCTCCATGGTGCGCTGAGGATTTTTAATGTGACAAGTCGTTGTTACCTGCTGACAAAAGGGCTTTGGAGCGTTGAATGGGGCTTTTGATGAAGGTGATAAAGGCCCTTCGTTTCTGTTTACTGGGCAGCTGCGCAGGATGACAGGCACTAAGAGAAATCAGGCGATTTCGGCGTAGGAAAGCAGTTCGG belongs to Hymenobacter cellulosilyticus and includes:
- a CDS encoding assimilatory sulfite reductase (NADPH) flavoprotein subunit — protein: MSLLSQDQTLPLGLDDNTLQRLTTGLSDQQLIWLSGYFYGRTSAGRSEVQNAVQAQAAATAGAPAAASKLTILYGSQTGNSKKVAQQTAEKAKQRGVQVTVQDVNDYATRSLKTEQQLLLVVSTQGEGEPPVAAEELHQFLLSNRAPKLPDLRYSVLALGDKSYVQFCQTGREFDERLAELGAQRLLERVECDVDYQEAAQQWADQVLNVIAAEANADTSSSPGYATETLVAPEPAAWSHHNPFEATVLEKIQLNGRGSSKETYHIELSLADSGLHYEPGDALSVVPRNGEALVAEVLQKARLDGAAPIQLSGVDFELGTALTQKLELSVLTRDVLERYAAAAPQHKQLADIVTDIPQLQRYVYGRDVADLLSEFPAELSAEQLAAVLRPLPARAYSIASSLLVHPEEVHLTVGAVRYAAHGRTKHGVCSSHLADRLEIDHTARVFVERNEYFKLPQDAATDIIMVGAGTGVAPFRAFVEERVELGAEGRNWLFFGNPNFTTDFLYQTEWLQHLKRGTLRHLDVAFSRDQAEKIYVQHRLLEKSRDVYGWLENGAHFYVCGDKARLGSAIQEALKQVVQREAGCSAEDAADYLRALKKQRRYLEDVY